The region GGCGCTGCagtgtgcagtttgggaaccactgtattagtggCTTAGGGCCCATTGCTAACCAATtctccagcatcaatgcagccctgaggtaagggtatgttttgttcccttaccttgaggaagcctccatgactgtccctgcgcccccacctcaagatgcagcaccagccctgttggtatggctgcatcagcacaggataggcttgggcccttaatCCAATGATCTCCACAAAGTGGCAGAACCTTTGTGCACTGGTGAGTGAGGGATTTCTGCATGCTTGTTCACCTGCAGAGCTAATGGGGGGATATAGCTAGGTTGCAAGTCTGCACACTTGCATCCCATTGAACTCGGTGGAGTATGCTTCTAAATGAACATGCATTGAGCCAACTGCAAACTTAAATGGGTGACCACAGTTCAAAAATATTGAGACACTGAACAATATGTCCCTTAAATAGTATTTGGTCTAACCATGAACTTTGGGTATAGATGCCTTGTGGATGGGCGAGAACATGATGTAGCATCAGCCTTCAGAATTCCAAGACCTCGGCCAGAAACACTCCAGTTTTCTGTAGATGCATTCAGATTTACTGGAGACTCGAGTCTGGTGAGAAGACTCCTTTATGCTATTTGAGCTTCTACGTAGAGTAGGATGGCAGCACTTTCCATCTAATCCTTAATCTTAACTTCCGTTTCAGATCTACATTGTATGCAGTTTGAAAGTTGCTGGAGTGGACAAAGAACCAGATCGCTTAAGCAAAGCTTGTTCGTACAGTACTCCAAGGAACTCGTGAGTAGTATAGAACAAAACATGGGAGAAAATGGGGTTTTGAAAGGCACTAATGACCTCTTTTGTTAACAGCTGGATACCAGTAGAAGGTTCCAAAGACATCTGTAACTGCTGCGAGGCTAGGAACTGTGGATCAACTAGAGGGTGGACCAGGATGCTGGACTCTAGAAATCCTCATTCACAATGGCACAAGAAACAAATGCCTTCTGGGTCAGGTAGGTTCTTGAGTTGGTATGATCACTTGATGGATTAGCTAGCTATCTGGATAAGGTACTCCCAGTTACTTGAttcattgcagcaactgttatgctgcacatgcctgatctcatctgatcttggaagctaagcagcatcaggcctggttagtacttggatgggagtctgcctgggaatactgggtgctgtaggcttataccatagtcttttgagactgatggttgccaaacATTCTCATGTGAatgatctagcccaggggtgctcaaactttcaactttagggatgttggacctttaacaagtgtatagaagagagaatttcagcaggtgcagcttgtcatcccacagatgacaagctgcacctgctgaaattccctcttctatacacttgttaaaggtccagcatccctaaagttgaaagtttgagcacccctgatctagcccatcaATTGAGGCTGTTGTCTTGGGCAGCAGAGTAGAGGGAGCACATTCCTCATGttctcacacacccccccccccccagtctgggaGGAAGGGAACTTTATAACTTGCACTGTTTTAACAGCTGAGACTACAGTATTACTAGAATTCCTTGCAGTTTGAAGACTGTTGCATACATGTTTGGAGATTGAAATAGCTTTCCCTAGCTTTCTACATCTTTCAGAAAAGCTTTCTAATGGTTATTGTGGAAAAAATTCTTGAATCCAATGCATCTTGACTAGTCTTCCTCTCGAAGGCCTTGAAATTCTTCTGCCGCACACTTGCACTTATTGTGATCTCTTCTAGCTATCATAGATATCTCAAATGGAGAAACAGAAGCTGACCTTGTGGTGGGACCTCTTCTCATCCTGGATGCTTGGGACCACCAGAAAGATCAAGTAGGAACAGCAGAAGGTGAGGAGTTGGGCAAATCCAAGGGTTGCGTCTCTGATAGTTGGGCTACAGTGACTGTAAAAGTGACAAGATCTGGCTAGACAATAACAAGGATTTCCTACCATATGAAACACTTTACAGTATATTATGAATGTTAGAACTTCAATTCCTGGAGGAATAGCTTCATTATATGGATGTAGGACCACGATAGTACTTCCTAGTTTGCAAATAGTCAGAGCCCATCCAGAGTAGGACACTCCTGCAAACTCCCGTGTTTGATGTGGCGAACACTATAATGTTCGCGAACACTATAATGTTACTATAATGTTACAGATGTGTGCACGCAATATGGCTTTTGGGTAAACAGTGCTGCACATCCTTTGCATGTTGACAAATGCATGCCTCTATTTACTTGCAAAATATCTGCATAGAGCTGTGGTGTCTTGGAGGATCAATAATTAGCTTCTGTGACCCGAACACCCTCTCTACATCAACTCTCAGCAGAAGGTTGTtgtgacttaagaacataagaacagccctactggatcaggccataggcccatctagtccagcttcctgtttctcatagcggcccaccaaatgccccagggagcacaccagataacaagagacctcagcctggtgccctcctttgcatctggcattctgacataacccatttctaaaatcaggaggttgcgcatacacatcatggcttgtactccataatggatttttcctccagaaacttgtccaatccccttttaaaggcgtctaggctagacaccagcaccacatcctgtggcaaggagttccacagaccgaccacacgctgagtaaagaaatattttcttttgtctgtcctaacctgcccaacactcaattttagtggatgtcccctggttctggtgttatgtgagagtgtaaagagcatctccctatccactctgtccatcccctgcataattttgtatgtctcaatcatgtcccccctcaggcgtctcttttctaggttgaagaggcccaaacgccgtagcctttcctcataaggaaggtgccccagccctgtaatcatcttagtccctctcttttgcaccttttccatttccactatgtcttttttgagatgggtTTTTGACTTGGGTTTAGAATATAATCTGCACAGTAGTTTAGTGGTTCTAAATAACAGCACTTTGAGTCTTATTGTGATGAAGTGCTTATATCTTCATGTATGTTTAAGACTAAACTAAGCCTGGCAGGTACAGTATAGCAATTTGTGGTGCCCAAGTTTTCCAATAGAGGTGTGGCTGTTAACTGCAGCAGCAATGTGGTAACAATTCAGGAAGCTTGTACTGTGTGAGTGGACTGGCTTGTGTGTCTTCGGGGCCTAATGTTAGTGATGCCAAGAGATGAACAAGGTAACACAACACTTACAGTGGCTTCCTTAATTGTAAACTAGTATAAATTGGTGGTAGAGAATTGGGTCTGATTTTGAAAGGAGTAACTTTAGACACAATCTGGATCCTGAAAGGGAGTACAAATATTGCCTGACACTGTAAAGTGCACTTCATTAACAAACTGTATGTTTAGGTAATCTGTCAATTCTAATGTAGGAAGTACTGAGTAATTAGGAGCTTGGTGAGCCTGCCTTTTTGCAAGCTTTCTCTAGTTGGCTTAAAGCAATGTGGTTCTGTTTGACATTCAGAACCCTCTGTGCCAATCGTAAACTTAAGCAAGCAATGAAGAGCACACTGTATGCCTCTCATAGCTTGCCCTTTTCCTACCACTTGGTGACCACTCTGAAAGTAAGTGGCATGTGAGCACAACTGGTTTCCAGATCACAAAGCAGCTAGTGAAGAGATGTTCTTGGCATTGGTACAGGCTGTTGGGTAGATCAAAAGTTGGCACAAACATCTCTAATTCTCTAAAAGGTGGACCTCCTGTGATAGAAGCTGAGGCTGAATCTGCAATTGGACTTCAGTTTATCCTTCAGGCAGATAAAGAACTAAGATGGCTTCTAGACTCGGAAGAGAATGTGACATCCAGTGGTAGGTATGGTCCAGGCAACTTGGTTGAAGAGAATCTATAGATCTTAAATCTAGCCTGTTACTGCTGTGCAAGCACCCATTTTCAAATGAGACTCGGGTGTGAGCCACTACTTCAGGTCCTGCCTGtcaaagtctccattggccttaattACAGCTGTGGACTACAGCCTCTTACTCCAGCcactagccctgcccttcccagagctgtcaaccagctgtcaaaacatgggaatcggtcaacaccacatcatctgccTGGTgatctgatcttccattataCCCTTCATTCATTTTTGCAGGTAAAAAATCtcgggttcaatccctgacatctttaGGTAGGGCAGAGAAGCTGCTATTAGTATTGtcaatactgagcaagatggacccaTGGTCTGACCTGGTATGAGGCATCATCCTCTAACCTTTGACTTCACGTCTTAAAACTCTCAAAACAGGGGAACAGTTAAACTGGCTTGAACAGGCTTTACAGATCCATTCATCTTTATTGCAGGAGGGTTGCTACGCACTGCATCTGAAAAtgttatttttgctgctgctgccaagctTAGCTCTGATACAGATGAGAGGTCAAGTAGCATGCCATTGCCTATGGAAGTGGCCAAGGTGTCTCTGCAAGGTATGGAGCCACCTGCATGGCAAAGCAGCTAAGGGGGTGTGTGAACCTAGGACAAGGGGAGGGCCCTGATCTGTCTCTAATATTCTAACTCTTCTTAGGTATTGCATCGGACAAAGGGACAGTCCTGGGGAAACTCCTAACCATTGCAGTTGGACTTCTGATCCATGTTCTACTTGCTTTCCTTGGAACACATTTCTAATAAAAGCTGCCATACCAAGCAACAAAGATCAAGACCTGGTGTGGTGTTTAAAAGTCTACTAGGAATTGGGTAATGTTTGCTGCACAAGCAGACTGAGGCTAGGTGGATCACTTCTGGAAAGTACTAAGGTACAGTTCAATTAAGGAATGTTATGGGTCTAAGAATGGTCAGCTTGAGCGTTTAATGGCAGCCTTCAATGATGGGATTAAATACTAATTTGTCCCAgcgccagcccatccatgaggccaacagaggCAGTtggctcaggcagcagattggtggaggacaCCAATCTCTACCCACCTATTTGCCTCTACTTCTCCACCTTCTACtccttggattagaaaaggaagaaggcttGAGATATGGAGAAGATAGCAGAGCTAGATCATTGGAGAGTGtaggaggagcaaaggctggcacattattGGATAAGGGGGTGGAACTAGCATGCTGCTTCAGACATGGGGAGCTCTTGAACCTGCCCACTGGATAAAGGTAGATGCTTTGCTGGAATTGTTATCAGTGGTTTTGGAGTAGGGCTACACATCTCAAATAGAAATGACATCTAGTCAGAGCTAAGACTTCTAGGAGTATAATCCTAAGCATCAGTTGCATAGCTGGGTGGAGGGGGTACAGGGCCCTGGGCAGCACTCCATGGGAGCAACGGTGCCACCCCTACTGCAGCCACTGGGATCCTGCCCTTTGT is a window of Tiliqua scincoides isolate rTilSci1 chromosome 5, rTilSci1.hap2, whole genome shotgun sequence DNA encoding:
- the LOC136652242 gene encoding zona pellucida sperm-binding protein 3-like, encoding MVVMVHRDLFGTGHLVQVAELSLGPKACSYTSLSISGKVIIFEVGLHECGIKLQMTPDSLNYHTSLHYNPRLASNPIIVRNSPAEIPIVCRFPRKDNVSSHAIEPTWMPFSLTMSAEGKLQFSLRLMTDDWSAERTSRGYQLGDELHVQADIYSDNHIPLRLYVDSCMATQTPDSDSTPRYTILDYHGCLVDGREHDVASAFRIPRPRPETLQFSVDAFRFTGDSSLIYIVCSLKVAGVDKEPDRLSKACSYSTPRNSWIPVEGSKDICNCCEARNCGSTRGWTRMLDSRNPHSQWHKKQMPSGSAIIDISNGETEADLVVGPLLILDAWDHQKDQVGTAEGGPPVIEAEAESAIGLQFILQADKELRWLLDSEENVTSSGGLLRTASENVIFAAAAKLSSDTDERSSSMPLPMEVAKVSLQEKEEGLRYGEDSRARSLESVGGAKAGTLLDKGVELACCFRHGELLNLPTG